TAATGCTTTCTGGTGCCACTTACCCCGAAGCAACCGTAATCCTTGGAGAACAGCAAATTCAGAGCAATGCTGAGGGAAAATTTTACTTTCTTATCCCTTTTACAGAAAACGTAATGGAATGCCCGATTACGGTTTATTCTAAAGAAGGTCACCATATTTTTTCCTTGCAAATGAAGTTAACCAAGCATCCGACAACAGTTGATACTGAAGTCAAAGCAGAAACAGTTTCTGAGGTAGTCAGGAACTAAGGATTTTAATTTTCTTAGTAGAGGAATTAATTGAGTTTATAAATTACTGCACCATCGTCAGGGCGATTATCAACGATTAACAAGTTTTTGCTCATTAAATACTCAACTCGTTCCTCAATTTCCTCATATTCTCCCCTGACTTCTAGAAAAATCTCAGCTAAAGTTGCCCCCTGAGCATCTTTTACCGTTCTTAAAATGGCACGATCTAAATCTGGCTCTTGTTGTCTTTCTGTGAAGTACTGTTTTTCGGTTACTTCTGAGTTTACCTCTGGAGGCTGAGAACGAGGTAAATTAACAACAATACTTTCAGGGGTTTGATAAAAACTAGCCTGGTTGGGTTGATAACCATAGAGAGCTTTCATCTTTAGGTTTTCTTCATCAACCATGTTGGGAATAAGAAATAAATCCATAAATTGCCCTAATCCAAAAAAGCCCCACGTCAATAGATAAATTACCCCTGACAGATAACGTCTAGCGTAGAAACGGTGAATCCCACATACTGAGAATAAACAAAAACACCACAAGGCATAAGCAGTGGGCTTGTTCCTTTGATAGACAATGTAATTGGACATTTGCGACTCATCAGAAGTTTTCATTCCTCTGCCTCAACCAAATTTGACTAATTTTTCCAGAAATTAACTATTATTAGAGAAAATAAGCATCAACCAAGAGAGCCCCTAAGCTTAATTCTCTATCTTTTTTTATATTAGCGCAGGTTTCTAGAGTGTATCAGTGTCTCTTTACTCGACATTCACATTTAGAATATTGCTAGGAAAAGTTTTTAAAAGATTGGATTTTTCTATAACTCCTTTTGGGGTATTAATGGTAAGATTGCCTTGATCATCGCAGAGCCAGACCTCTTTTGCGCCTTTAGCTAAATACAGATCGATTTTTTCTGCCATTTCTCCTTGAGAATTAGAAGGAGAAAGAATTTCGATGCAAATTTCTGGGGCAACAGGTAAAGGAGTCATTTCGCCATATTCAGCAAAAAATTCTGGGGAAGCCCAAGCCACATCGGCAACTTTTATCCCTTTTCTTGTCTCAACCGAACATTCCAAATATAACTCTCCTTGTTTGCCATGTTGAGCTAAGAGTAAGGTTAATTTACTTTGTAGTCTCCCATGACGGTTAGAAGCAGGACTCATCTCAATTTTGCCATATTCATTAAGCTCAATTTTGAATGGCAAATCCTGTAAACTAGGATGCTCAATTACCTCTTGCCATTGCATATCAATGATTCTCCCTTGTTTATTTAAAGCAATCGGAAAATAAAGGGGTAGCGATAAGCTGTTTCTGGCTTAGTTAAGACATTTATAATAGCAATTATCGGCATAATCAAGTTAACAATTGCTAAAATTCCTAACAAAATCCATCCAATTAAAATTAAGGTAAGGATAAAAAAAATAATTTCGTAAAGCCACAAATTAAAATGAAAATTGAGGGCTTCTTTTGCATTTGCTTTGGCAACATCATCTTTACTCATCAATAAGACAATAATGGGAATCGCAACTGAAAAAAATAATGTGCCAAAAAAGATAGAACCGTGACAAAGGGCGGAAAGCAGTTTACGTTGATCTAAATCTTCAGCCATGATGTTTATTTAAGCGACGGTAAACAGTAACTAAGCCTTGATTATCTCCCACATTGCCGGGAAATAAGACAACAGGAAGACTCGGAAATTGAGGATGCGTTTCAGGGGTACGCACTAAGGAACAACCCGGAAGAATTTGTCCTAGGAGTCTTGCTGATTGTAATTGTAATCCATCACTTAAGACATCGTTGGAGGTAATGCCTCCTTTACTAATGAGAAAACTAATATTTTTAGGCAGTCGGCGCACAATATCCATTAAAAAGGAAGACACTTCTACCCCAAAGTCAAGACGGGCTTGGGTAGTTTCAAATTGGAGCTCTTCACGGCTAGTATAGATGACAGGGGTTTGTTCATTTTCGTAAGCCGTTTTAATGTCTTGCAGAATAGCGGTTAATAATTTATCACGATTATTCGGATCATCTCGTAATTGCTTAACATCAACTTCAACGCCAGTGACAGTTTCTTCTTCTAGAAGGGCATAAAGTTGAGCGGTTGATTTTTTCACATGAGAACCGACTAAGACAACACCTGGGTTAGGGGTGGCATCATATTTGCCCATTTCTTCGGCAGGAATAGGTTGTTTCCCGAGTTGCGCGAGAGAGGTAAGGATACTAGCAGCGCTGCGGAATAAAAACTGTTTCCCTTCTTGGGCGACTGCAAGAACATCAGAGGCAAATTGATCTAAGTCGCTTTGGGTTTCTCCATCAACGGCAACACATTGATTATTATTCAGTTGTCGCAGCCGATCTTTTATTCCTTGACGAATATCAGCTAAAGTAAACCGTTGTACTTCATTGGCTTTAATTTTCCCTTGGGTTTTTTCTTCTACATAGTCAGGAAGATAGCTGTAAGAGTAACCAAAAACAGAATCTTTAGCAAATTCGGTTTCGTGAACGGGGGTTTCTACTCCATCAGAGACAATATAGTGGACACTGTCACGGGTGATACGTCCCCCTTCAAAAAAGGCAGGAACGAGGAAATGAGCATCAAATGAGCCTAATTCTTCGGCAATGACATCAGTTTCTAGGGGATAATGTCCTCTAAGAGTAGAATCTGACCGACTCACTACTAAAAAGTCGTTAATATTTTCTTGGGCAAGTGCGCTTTTAAGGTTTTGGCAGACTTCACGAGTTCTTTTTACTGCATTGTCTGGGGAGAGGGCGCGAGTATTGGTGAGAACAAAGAAGATGGAAATATCATCCTGTAAACCTAGACGCAATGTTTCTACATCCCACTGCATTAAGAGTAAGCAACTGTGGACAGTTTGAGAACCTGTGGGATCATCATCGAGGACAATAATTTTGGGGGTGGTCATTACTCAATTAGAAATGAAAGTACCACTACTAGACTAACTGTTTGCATATCGTTGATAAAGTGTCTGTACAGTTTTTAACACTTTTTCAAGGGGGGAGGTACTATCAGGATCATATTCTTGTAAGCTAGTGAGGAGTTTTGCTTCTTCTGTTGCCATTTCTCCGTCGCTATAAATTAATCCACTAATAGCTTCAATGAGATTTTCATAATCTTTTTGGTTAGGAGAACTGCCCAAATATTCTTGTACCCAAGCGTAGCATTGATCAGGTTTGACAGCTTTTAGTTCGTTTAAAAGAGGTCGAATTTCTGGATCGTCGGCGAGGTTATGTTTTTGGGCAGTTTTTTGCAGGTATTGACGTTCCTCAGTCTGGATGTGACCATCGATCCAAGCTGCGCCAATTAAAATTTTGAGTAGCTGTTTTTCAGTATTTTTTTTGCCTTGCATGGTGAGTGATGGGTAATTACTGATGGGTTTTAATTGAGTAAATCTTGTGATCCCCCCTAACCCCCCTTATTAAAGGGGGGAACTAAGGTGGCAGTTTACAACTAAATTAAAATTGCTATAGTTTTAATTTGACCATAAAAAAGCCATCACTGTTGTGTTCTGTGGGCAAAATTTTTAAGAAATTTGACAAAGACGTTAAGGATGGTACGGGAAAGTTCCCTGCGGGTGGGATAATTTGCCATTGAGGGTGATTGGCTAAGAAGGCTTGAATGACATCTTCGTTTTCTAAGGGGTTAATGGTACAAGTGGCATAAACGAGGATACCGTTAGGTTTTACCCAAGTGGCGGCTTCGGTGAGGATTTCTTGTTGCAGTTGGGCTAATTGTAGGAGATTTTCGGGAGTTTGTCGCCAACGTAAATCGGTGCGACGATGTAAGGTGCCTAAGCCAGAACAGGGGGCATCGACTAAAACGCGATCGCTGCTATTTTTAAATTGAGATAGGTTTCGCACATCACCAACACAAGTTTGAATAGAATTGAGTTTTAGCCGTTGGGCATTTTGAGTAACTTTTTTGAGGCGACTAGAAGCGCGATCGCTGCTATAAATAATTCCCTGATCTCCCATTAATTCGGCAATATGGGTACTTTTCCCCCCAGGGGCGGCACAGGCATCAATAATGGTTTCTCCTGCTTGGGGATTGAGTAAATAACTCACTAATTGGGCGCTATAATCTTGAACTGTCCACCACCCTTGAGTAAACCCTGGCAGTTGTTGAATATTTCCTACTCCAGAGGGGAGTCTTAGCCCATTGGGAAGGGGAAGGCGAGAATATTCGATATTGACTTCATTAAGGGCTTTTTCTACTGTTTCTTGAGTGGTTTGTAAGGGGTTGATTCTCAAGTCAATATTGGGGGGGTGATTGAACCATTGCGCGAGGAGAGGGGCCGTTTCTTCTCCATACTCCTCCCACCACAGTTTAACGATCCAATCGGGAAAGCTATGTAAAATACCAATACGCTGGATCGGATCTTCAGGGAGTTTTAAGGGATCAGCCGTGGTTGCTTGTTGACGGCTATAATTGCGGAGAAGACCATTAATTACCCCTGAAAGTTTCCCTAAGCCATTGCTTTTGGCAAGTTCGACACTTGTATCCACTGCTGCCGAATCAGGAACTTGCGTCAAATATCGTAGCTGATACAATCCGATAAGTAGAATTAGGCGCAGTTTGGGCGGTTGTTGGGAAGCTGGTTTACTGGCAAACTGATCAATTAACGCATCAAGGGTACGCTGACGACGAACAATTCCATAGATTAACTCACTGACAAATTTTTGATCTTGGGGGGTGAGAGAGATTTTCCCTAAAGCGCGATCGCGCGCTACTTCGGCATAGGCATCTTTCAAGATGATTTCATACAGAGCATTAAATACAACTTGGCGCGGATTATGCTTCATAAATAGTTCGTCACCAGATTAACCTGTATTACGCATTCCAGCTGCAATCCCATTAAGAGTCAGTAACGCGCCGCGTAATAATTCTTCTTTACTATAACGGAAATGAATCACGCCTGAGGCACTTTGATTACTATACTCACGAAGACGTTTTAAGAGGGAAACTTGTAAAAACCCTAAAGGCACAATGGTACGATTTCTCAATTGTACAGAGCGTTGTAAATCGGGATCGCCATCAAGAAGTTTTTCGTGATTGGTGACTAACCGCACTAAATCACTAGTGAGATAATATTCATCAGCAATTTGTTGAAAAATCCGCTCAAACCGTTCGTGATCTTCAGGATTTGCTAACTCTTTTAGATAATGATGGGCAATTTGTAAATCAACTTTAGCAAGTGTCATCTCAACTTTAGAAATTGCCATGCGGAAAAAGGGCCATTTGAGATAAAAGTATCGTAGCAGTTTTAAGTTCTGGTCATAATTTCGTTCTGATTCTTCCTCTAAAAAGTCTTTTAAGGCAGTTCCTACCCCATACCATGCCGGAAGGAGGAAACGAGTTTGCGTCCAGCTAAATACCCAAGGAATCGCACGCAGAGAGCTTAAATCTTTTTTCCCCCCTTGACGACGGGCGGGGCGAGAACTAATTTGCAACTGACTAATTTCTTGAATCGGCGTAACTGAGAGGAAGAAATCTAAGAAATCTGGTTCTTCGTAAATTAAAGCCCGATAATGCTGGCGCGATCGCGCTGCCAACTTTTCCATAATCTCATTCCAAGAGGCAATATCATCAAAGCCACTTCCCAATAAGCTTCCTTGAATTACCGCAGTTGTTGCCGTTTCTAAATGATACAGCGCCAACTCAGGGAGAGAATACTTAGAAGCCACCACTTCCCCTTGTTCTGTAATTTTAATTCGTCCATTAATCGTGGAACTCGGTTGGGCTAAAATTGCCTCATAAGTGGGGCCACCACCGCGTCCTACTGAGCCACCGCGCCCATGAAAGATCCGCAGGGATACACCATACCCTTCTGCTAGCCTTTGTAGGGCTTTTTGCGCTTTATGAATTTCCCAGTTACTGCTTAAAAAGCCTGAATCTTTATTACTATCAGAATAACCGAGCATGACTTCTTGAATATCATACTCTCCTTTTTCCTTTTCTTTGCCATATCCCCCTGCTAAACAAGCGCGATACAAGGGCAATTCAAATAAAGCCTTCATCACTGAAGGAGCACGTAACAAGTCATCTACTGTTTCAAAAAGAGGAACAACTTGTAAGCTACAACTTCCAGTGCCAGGATCATAAATTCCTGCTTCTTTTGCCAACAGTAAGACTTCTAAAAGATCACTTACTTCATGGCTCATGCTAATAATATAGGTTTGGCAAACTTGTTGACCAAACTCCTGTTGCAGTTTTCTTAACAGACGGAATGTTTCTACAGTTTCGTTGGTTTTTTCTGAAAAATGAAGCTCCCCAGGAATCAGAGGACGGCGAGTTTTCAGCTCTTGTGTTAGCCATTCCACTCGCTCTGACTCGTCTAGTTCGTTATAAGATTTCGGTAAAATCTGTAAGTATTCAGTTATCTCGTCTAATGTGTCTGAGTGGCGAGAAGACTCTTGCCGCATATCCAACTCAGTGAGGTTAAACCCATAAATTTCCACTTGACAAATTAAATGCTCTAAATCTTGGCAAGTAAGCCCAGTTTCGGTTAAATTACGCTGAATCAGTTGTAATTCTGCTAAAAATTCTTCCCCAGAATGATAAAGGGTTTGATGATGTCGTTCCATCACTTCTGCTGGGGCTGATTCCTCAGAAGATAAGCATTGATTGCGATGGATGGTATTTTTCAAACGTTGCTCAATATAAGCAAGTTTCAGGCGATAAGGTTCTCGTCGGTAGCGAATTGCCAGGCCTTCATAAACTTCTGGCATCACCGCGCGATCTTGCTCTAAAGATTCTAAAAGTTCCGGTAAAACATCACTCCAATGTAAAGACAGACTTAAAAGGGTAATCAGTCGTCTCACAGAGTCTAAATATCGTTCTAAAACAATTCCTCTTTGATAACAAGCAGTTTCCCAAGTGACAGCAGGGGTTACAGAGGGATTCCCATCGCGATCGGCTCCCACCCAAGAACCGAATCGACAAAAATTATTTTTAGGAGGAGTTAATTCCTTAAAAGATTGATTTAGGGCTTGTTTGAGTCGTTTAGAAAGATGGGGAATGGTATCAAATAAAACTTCTTGGAAGTAGTGAAGGGCATAATCTACTTCGTCTAATACTTCTGGCTTAAATTGATGTAATTCATCAGTACGCCACCAGAGACGGATTTCTTCTTTAAGTTGCTCTGTAGATTCCATCGCTTCTGGGGATTCTAAAAAGCCCAGATTCTGCGCCACCATTTCTGAGTAATCAATATGTTGCAATATTCCAGAGATCCGACGTTGTTTTTTGCGAATAGTTTGGCGGACAATTTCGGTAGGATGCGCCGTAAAAACTAAACGAATATCAAGCTGGTTGAGTAATCTCTGGATGAGTTGGGGGGGAACATTTAATTTATTCAGGTAGGGAAAGAGCCAATTAAACGTCCCTGCTTTTTGATAAGTGGAATTTCCTTGCCAACTTTTTTCGAGAAATTCTGCCCCCAAAACACTCTGGGTATCTTCCTCCTGTAATTTTTCTCCCTGTAATGGTTGGTAACTAACTTGACGATTCAGCTGTTGTTCTCGCTGTTCGTAGTGTTGTTCCACAATATTAATCAGTTGGAAGTAAAGGGCAAATGCACGGGCTGCTCTAACTGCATCATTAAGGGGGAGTTCTTCAATCAGTTTTGGTACAGAAGAAGTGGGCAATCCCGTAGCCTGTCCTTCCGGTGATCCCATAGAGCGCAACTGTTGCAATAAATCGACCAACTCTTGACCGCATTCAACTTTTAAAACTGATTCCCATAACTCTTCAATGAGTTTAATGCGCCGAGTCAAAAATAAATCAGAG
This window of the Euhalothece natronophila Z-M001 genome carries:
- a CDS encoding TM2 domain-containing protein — encoded protein: MKTSDESQMSNYIVYQRNKPTAYALWCFCLFSVCGIHRFYARRYLSGVIYLLTWGFFGLGQFMDLFLIPNMVDEENLKMKALYGYQPNQASFYQTPESIVVNLPRSQPPEVNSEVTEKQYFTERQQEPDLDRAILRTVKDAQGATLAEIFLEVRGEYEEIEERVEYLMSKNLLIVDNRPDDGAVIYKLN
- a CDS encoding Uma2 family endonuclease; this encodes MQWQEVIEHPSLQDLPFKIELNEYGKIEMSPASNRHGRLQSKLTLLLAQHGKQGELYLECSVETRKGIKVADVAWASPEFFAEYGEMTPLPVAPEICIEILSPSNSQGEMAEKIDLYLAKGAKEVWLCDDQGNLTINTPKGVIEKSNLLKTFPSNILNVNVE
- a CDS encoding DUF4870 domain-containing protein codes for the protein MAEDLDQRKLLSALCHGSIFFGTLFFSVAIPIIVLLMSKDDVAKANAKEALNFHFNLWLYEIIFFILTLILIGWILLGILAIVNLIMPIIAIINVLTKPETAYRYPFIFRLL
- a CDS encoding four-carbon acid sugar kinase family protein, with translation MTTPKIIVLDDDPTGSQTVHSCLLLMQWDVETLRLGLQDDISIFFVLTNTRALSPDNAVKRTREVCQNLKSALAQENINDFLVVSRSDSTLRGHYPLETDVIAEELGSFDAHFLVPAFFEGGRITRDSVHYIVSDGVETPVHETEFAKDSVFGYSYSYLPDYVEEKTQGKIKANEVQRFTLADIRQGIKDRLRQLNNNQCVAVDGETQSDLDQFASDVLAVAQEGKQFLFRSAASILTSLAQLGKQPIPAEEMGKYDATPNPGVVLVGSHVKKSTAQLYALLEEETVTGVEVDVKQLRDDPNNRDKLLTAILQDIKTAYENEQTPVIYTSREELQFETTQARLDFGVEVSSFLMDIVRRLPKNISFLISKGGITSNDVLSDGLQLQSARLLGQILPGCSLVRTPETHPQFPSLPVVLFPGNVGDNQGLVTVYRRLNKHHG
- a CDS encoding tellurite resistance TerB family protein; amino-acid sequence: MQGKKNTEKQLLKILIGAAWIDGHIQTEERQYLQKTAQKHNLADDPEIRPLLNELKAVKPDQCYAWVQEYLGSSPNQKDYENLIEAISGLIYSDGEMATEEAKLLTSLQEYDPDSTSPLEKVLKTVQTLYQRYANS
- a CDS encoding 16S rRNA (cytosine(967)-C(5))-methyltransferase, whose translation is MKHNPRQVVFNALYEIILKDAYAEVARDRALGKISLTPQDQKFVSELIYGIVRRQRTLDALIDQFASKPASQQPPKLRLILLIGLYQLRYLTQVPDSAAVDTSVELAKSNGLGKLSGVINGLLRNYSRQQATTADPLKLPEDPIQRIGILHSFPDWIVKLWWEEYGEETAPLLAQWFNHPPNIDLRINPLQTTQETVEKALNEVNIEYSRLPLPNGLRLPSGVGNIQQLPGFTQGWWTVQDYSAQLVSYLLNPQAGETIIDACAAPGGKSTHIAELMGDQGIIYSSDRASSRLKKVTQNAQRLKLNSIQTCVGDVRNLSQFKNSSDRVLVDAPCSGLGTLHRRTDLRWRQTPENLLQLAQLQQEILTEAATWVKPNGILVYATCTINPLENEDVIQAFLANHPQWQIIPPAGNFPVPSLTSLSNFLKILPTEHNSDGFFMVKLKL
- the ppc gene encoding phosphoenolpyruvate carboxylase, which codes for MSSLLQASSQDINNTDSDLFLTRRIKLIEELWESVLKVECGQELVDLLQQLRSMGSPEGQATGLPTSSVPKLIEELPLNDAVRAARAFALYFQLINIVEQHYEQREQQLNRQVSYQPLQGEKLQEEDTQSVLGAEFLEKSWQGNSTYQKAGTFNWLFPYLNKLNVPPQLIQRLLNQLDIRLVFTAHPTEIVRQTIRKKQRRISGILQHIDYSEMVAQNLGFLESPEAMESTEQLKEEIRLWWRTDELHQFKPEVLDEVDYALHYFQEVLFDTIPHLSKRLKQALNQSFKELTPPKNNFCRFGSWVGADRDGNPSVTPAVTWETACYQRGIVLERYLDSVRRLITLLSLSLHWSDVLPELLESLEQDRAVMPEVYEGLAIRYRREPYRLKLAYIEQRLKNTIHRNQCLSSEESAPAEVMERHHQTLYHSGEEFLAELQLIQRNLTETGLTCQDLEHLICQVEIYGFNLTELDMRQESSRHSDTLDEITEYLQILPKSYNELDESERVEWLTQELKTRRPLIPGELHFSEKTNETVETFRLLRKLQQEFGQQVCQTYIISMSHEVSDLLEVLLLAKEAGIYDPGTGSCSLQVVPLFETVDDLLRAPSVMKALFELPLYRACLAGGYGKEKEKGEYDIQEVMLGYSDSNKDSGFLSSNWEIHKAQKALQRLAEGYGVSLRIFHGRGGSVGRGGGPTYEAILAQPSSTINGRIKITEQGEVVASKYSLPELALYHLETATTAVIQGSLLGSGFDDIASWNEIMEKLAARSRQHYRALIYEEPDFLDFFLSVTPIQEISQLQISSRPARRQGGKKDLSSLRAIPWVFSWTQTRFLLPAWYGVGTALKDFLEEESERNYDQNLKLLRYFYLKWPFFRMAISKVEMTLAKVDLQIAHHYLKELANPEDHERFERIFQQIADEYYLTSDLVRLVTNHEKLLDGDPDLQRSVQLRNRTIVPLGFLQVSLLKRLREYSNQSASGVIHFRYSKEELLRGALLTLNGIAAGMRNTG